From the Actinomyces sp. zg-332 genome, the window CAACTAAATCGTAGTCATACTTGTTTATTTCTGTGACTAGTTCTTTTTCGTAGTTTTCTTTACTCGAATAGTTTCTTGGATTGATAACTGCACTATTTATTCCTATTTCTTTAGCCTTATTTATAATATTAGCTGTAGGATTATCTGAAAAAATAGCTACAATTTCAGCGTCTAAACGATTTTGAATACAAGAGTTATGAATAGCTAAAGCGTTTGACCCTCTGCCAGAAGCTAGAATGATTAGTTTTGTTGTCATTTGTTTTCCTAGCTATACAAATTCTACTTTTGCACTACCGTTTACAATCTCACCGATTTCGTATGCATCCAGTCCAAGTTCAGAAAATTCTTTTTGAATTTGCAGAGCTTTTTCAGGTTTTACAACTAAAACATATCCTATTCCCATATTGAAAGTACGGTACATTTCTGTAGATTCAATATTTCCTAAGTTTTGTATCAGTGTAAAAATATGTGGTATTTCCCACGAATCTTTAGTTATATTGGCATTTGTATTTTTAGGTAAGACACGTGGAATATTTTCTATCAGTCCACCACCTGTTATATGAGCCATAGCGTTTATATCGCCAGCATATTTCTCTAAAATTTTCATGACATAAGGCACATATATACGAGTTGGAGTAAGTAGTGTTTGTCCTACAGTATTTCCGCTACTATCAATAACGGTATCAATATCATAGCCTGCACGCTCAAATAAAACTTTACGAGCTAGAGAAAATCCGTTGCTATGTAGTCCAGTAGAAGCGAGACCAATTATTTTATCTCCTACTTTTACATTAGAACCATCAACGATTTTTTTCTTATCAACTATTCCAACTGAAAAACCTGCAACATCGTACTCATCTTTTTTGTAGAATCCAGGCATTTCTGCGGTTTCTCCACCTATCAAAGCACATCCAGCTTGTTTACATCCATCGGCAACGCCTTTTACAATCAAAGCAACTTTTTCTGGGTCTAGTTGTCCTACTGCTAAGTAGTCTAAGAAAAATATAGGTTCAGCACCACTTACCAAAATGTCGTTTACACACATGGCAACAGCATCAATTCCTATTGTGTCATGTATACCTGTTTTAAAAGCCAAATCGAGTTTTGTACCTACTCCATCTGTACCAGATACTAAAATTGGTTCTTCGTATTTGTCTTTTTGTAAAGCAAATAAGCCACCAAATCCACCTAAATCTGTTATAACTTCTGGTCTAAAAGTAGATTTAACATATGGTTTCATTTTCTCTACAGACAAATTACCATTATCTATATTTACGCCAGAATCAGCATAAGTCATCGGGATATCATTCATTTTTCCGCCTCATAATCACTAGGAACACCCATACGATAACGACCGTCCAAACAAGCAGTACAAAAATTTTCTTTATTTCCAACAGCTTTAAGAAGGCCAGGTAAACTCAAATAATTTAAACTATCAGCACCTATATACTCTCTTATTTCTTCTGTTGATTTTGTTGCAGCTATTAATGTGTCTCTGTTACCCGTATCAATTCCGTAAAAACACGGATATTTTACTGGAGGACAAGTTATTAGCATATGTACTTCTTTAGCACCTCTTTGGCGTAACCTTTCAATTAAACGCTTACTAGTGGTACCCCTAACTATTGAATCATCGACAACAGCCACACGTTTACCTTCAATTTCGTCCCTTATGGGATTAAGTTTAAGATTTACCATCAACTCTCGCATTTCCTGAGTTGGCTGTATGAAAGTGCGTCCTGCGTAACGATTTTTCAAAATACCTTGAGTGAACTTTATGTCTTGTACTGATGCGAACCCTATTGCAGCTGTTGTACCAGAATCAGGTACTGGGATAACTATATCCACATCTAATTTTTCAAGTTCATCAGCTAAAATTTCACCCATTCTTCGGCGAGACAAATTGACGTTGATTCCATCTAAGTTACTATCAGGTCTTGCAAAGTACACGTATTCAAATATACAGTGG encodes:
- the purM gene encoding phosphoribosylformylglycinamidine cyclo-ligase, with translation MNDIPMTYADSGVNIDNGNLSVEKMKPYVKSTFRPEVITDLGGFGGLFALQKDKYEEPILVSGTDGVGTKLDLAFKTGIHDTIGIDAVAMCVNDILVSGAEPIFFLDYLAVGQLDPEKVALIVKGVADGCKQAGCALIGGETAEMPGFYKKDEYDVAGFSVGIVDKKKIVDGSNVKVGDKIIGLASTGLHSNGFSLARKVLFERAGYDIDTVIDSSGNTVGQTLLTPTRIYVPYVMKILEKYAGDINAMAHITGGGLIENIPRVLPKNTNANITKDSWEIPHIFTLIQNLGNIESTEMYRTFNMGIGYVLVVKPEKALQIQKEFSELGLDAYEIGEIVNGSAKVEFV